In Deltaproteobacteria bacterium, the genomic stretch CATCCGCCTGCAGGTGAAGTGCATCGCCGACGTGAAGGGGTCGCCGTTCGATCCCAGCGCGGAGGTCGACGTGCGCCTGGTCGGCGGCTGACGTCCGGGTGGCGCGGCTTCGCGCCGACGCGGGGGCCTTGATCGAATCGACGCACCGGCGGTCTCCCGCAGGCACGTCATGTCTGCCCGCACCGTCCCGCTCGCCACCCTCGGGGTGCTCGCCGTCGCCGGCGGCCTCGCGCTCCCCTCCACGCCCGCGGGCCTCGACGTCGCGCCGCCGCGCGAAGAGCCGCGCGACGGCGGCACGCCGCTGGTCGCCGCCAGCATGATCGCGGCGGCGACCAACGCAGCCTCGGCGACCTGCACCAAGCCCAAGCCGGTCAAGCTGGCCAGCGCCTGGCGCACGTGCACGTGGGACGGCGAAGGCAAGAAGCCGCAGGCCTGCGCCAAGTACGGGCCCGTCATGTCGGACAAGTGCGCCGCCGAGGCCGGTCGCAGCTCGGGCGTCGAGGTCGACTACCGCTTCTTCGGCGAGGTCGACTGTCGCTCTTCGGACCGCAAGGATGCGATCCACCGCATCGTCATCCACAACGGCGACACCGGCGCGAACAACAACGAGAACTGGAAGTGCCGCCCATCTTCGGCGCACTACACCGTCGACCGCGACGGCAAGATCTTCCAGCACATCGGCGAGGAGCGGGTGTCGTGGCACGCCGCGCCGGAGAACCACGACACGGTCGGCATCGAGCTCGCCATCAAGCGCAAGTACGGTGGCACGTGCAACTCGCTGCCCAAGGTCGCGAAGATCGCGGCCGCCGAGGGCATCGCCGAGGAGGACGTGATCGCGGATCTGTGCGGCCCGACGCTCGCGCAGTACCAGGCACTCGCGAAGCTGGTCGACGACATCGGCAGCCGGCACGCCATCGCGAGCACCGACGGCATCTTCGGGCACTGCGAGGTGGTCGGCACCTCGCACGGCGACCCCAAGGCCTTCGACTGGCGGCGCGTCGGCGTGGCCCCCCGCAAGGCCAAGAACATCTGCGGCTGGTATCACGTGATGGCGATCAAGGGCACGGTCATCGGCATGCTGCCGAAGAAGGGTGGCACGCTGCTCAAGCTCGACATCGGCGCCGGCTCGGACATCGAGGCCGGCGATCACGGCTACATCGAGAACGACGCCGAGGTCATCAAGGGGTGGTTCACGGTCGACAGCGTCGATGCCACCAGCGCGATGGCGTGGGTACCGGTGCCGTTCTCGCAGATGGTGGGCAACCTCGCGGCGACCGTGGTCGCGACCCCGGGCCGGACGCCCGCGCCACTCGCCGGCAAGGCGCTCGGCGGCGCAGCGGCGGGTACCACGGCCAGTGCCAAGCCGAGCCTGGGCTCGTGCGAGAGCGACTACACCTACTGGAAGTCGGGGCGCATCCGGAGCTGGACCACCAACGACGACGGCACGCTCGCGACGCTCACGCTGGAGGGCGTCGGCTGGAAGCACCGCGTGTGCGACGACGCAGCGGGGATGATCTACGTCGGCGACGCATCCGACGCGTACGTCACCGATGCAGGCGGCACCAAGCTGCGCTTTCGCATGACGAAGGTGGACGAGACCACTGCCGTCGCGCGCGTGTTCGAAGGCAAGGTGCGCGAGGCCGACCTCGGCAGCAGTCGTCGCGTGGTGGTCCGCGCGAAGAAGTGAACGTAACCGGCGATCGAATCGCGGCGGCGAAGGTCCAACGCCGCCGGAGACCCTCCCGATGTCGAACACCACCAAGCGCACCGCCACCTGCCTCGGAATCATCGCCCTCGTCACCACCGTCGGCGTGGTCGGCTCGGCCGCCGCTGCCCCCGCCAAGGGAAAGCTCGGGCTGGGCGGCAACATCGTGCAGAACCTGCCCAGCACACCCGCCGCGGCACCGGCCACCATCACGCCGGCCGACGCGAAGAAGCTCATCATCGACGGCACGCCGGGCGACTGGAAGTTCATCACCACCCGCACCGGCGCGCTGACCTCGGGCGCGCGGGTCAAGGTCGGCAGCGACTACTCGGGTCACTGTCTCACGTACAAGTCGCAGGATCGCGGCATCAACCTCGGCCACGTGTCCGACTGCAGCAAGACCAAGGGCGGTGACAACATCGCGTTCGAGAAGACCGTCGGCGACACTGCAGGCGCCGAAATCCACTACGGCGATGTGGTGGCGATCTCGATCGCGCGCGACGGCGATCGCGGCTACATCTGCTACGGCGAACGCGACCACGGCATCAACCTGAACTGGGGAAAGAACGACGCCGAGTGCAAGGCCCGCGCGGGCAGCAAGGGCAACGGCGCGGTGCAGTGGAAGCTGCTCCCGCCCGCCGGCAGCTCGAAGAAGGTCGGCGACACCGTGCAGCTCGGCGATCGCTTCGCGATGCACAGCATCGTGATCGACAAGCCGGTGGTGAAGTGCGCGCGCATCTACGCGGCCGGCGTGACGCCGACCTGGTGGGCCGGTGATCTCAAGTGGCGGGGCGACTGCATGCACCACGAGCTGATCTGGACCCACAAGGATTTCCTGAAGCAGCTCGGCGAGGACCCGAAGGCGCTCGCGCTGCAGTTCGTGCCCGGCCAGTACCGCGCGGTGCTCGAGAAGCTGCTGTAGCCGTTCTGGAACCCGCGGGCGTCAGCCGGTGCCGCTGCCGCTGCCGCTGCCGCTGCCACTGCCGCTGCTCGACCCGCCGCCGTCACACGCACCGCATCCGTACTCGACCAGCTCGTCGGTGCACAGCTCGTCCCACTGGCCATCGCAGCAGTACGCATCGATCGCGCACACGCAGGTCTGGATCTCCGGATCCAGGCACCCAGGCGCCATCGATGGCGTGCAGCACGTGACGTCATCGGACGGCGGCGGCATGCAGTCACCACAGCCGTTGGCTGCGATCGCGTCGACGCAGACGTCGTCCCACGCGACGTCGCAGCAGAAGGGATCGCTGGCGCAGACGCACTGCGCCAGCGGTCGATCGCCACAGCCGGGGCCGTCGTGGGGCTGGCAGCACTCGAGCAGGCTGACGTCGACCCCCTGCGGGCCCGGCATGTCGCATGACCCGCACGACAGGATTTCGACGTGGGACACGCACAGCTCGTCCCACGCGGACGCGCAGCAGTACGGATCCGCCGTGCACACGCAGTCCTGCACGGTCGTGTCGCCGCAGCCGGATCCCGACGCCGGCAGGCAGCACTCGCCGTCGTTGTGCGGTGGCGGGTCGCCGCGGTTGTCGTCGCCGTCGCCGGCCCCGAGGTCGAACACCGGCGCCGACCCGCCGCCGGCGCCGTCACCCGACGACGCGCCATCGGTGGTGGCCTCCGGCCCGCCACCGGCTCGCGTACCGCCGCCGACCTCGTCGCCACCGGGCGCCATCGTGCCGCCGTCGCCGGTCGTCGCCCCCGATGGTTGCGGCAGATCGTCGAACGGGAGGATGCAGGCGGCCGGAGCCGACATCGCCGCCATCGCGACGGCGCGAGCGAGCACGGTCCTCGCCATGGCGTCAGCCGACCGGCGTCGTGAAAGGCGGCGCGCCGGAGCAGGTCCACTCGAAGTGATCGAGTGCGACCGCGCTGTCGTACTTGCCGTTGTTCATGTCGAAGATCGAGAACACCAGCGTGATGACCTCGCCGGCACGCACGGGCGCGTTGGTGGCGAGCCAGCGCGTCGCGGCGTGGCCCTGCATCGCGAAGCCCGCGAGCTCCGGCGCGGCACACTCACCACAGCTCGCGCTGGGCGCGTCTTTGTAGTCGAGCAGCACCGTGTTCACCGAGATGGGGTTGCCACCCTCGTCGAACGAGATGTTGCCCGTCCACGACTCCGACTCGAGCCACGCGATGTACATGTCCGAGAACGGCGCCGCGTGGTTGACGTAGTCAGGGTACTCCGCCGTGAAGAACGCGAACTCGTACGAGAGTCCGTCGACGTTGCCGGGCACCTCGGTCTCGACCCGCAGCTCGGCGTAGTCGTAGGCGCCACCGCCCCGCTGGAACAGCTCCTCGATCGAATTGGAGCAGTCACCCGAGCCGACCAGCTGGGGGTCGTCGCTGCAGTCGACGCCCGAGTCGGACACGCTGCGCACGTCGATCGGCGACGGCAGCACCCCGAGCACCTCGTCGCTCAGCTGCGTGCTGGGGCACTGCAGCGGGTTGCACGACGGGTCCTCGATCTGCAGCTGCGCGGGCGTGCGGGGCAGCTGCCCCGCCTTGCCCGTCGACAACACGACGAAGCGCTCGCCTTCGCGCGGGCCGTACTCGCCGGAGGTCCCGATGACACCGCGGTGCACCATCATCGCAGAGCTGTGACCGCGGAAGCTGCCGTGCACCGTCGCGTCGCCGGGACAACCCATGCCGAGCGCGTGGATCGGATCGTCGTCGTCGTCGCACGGGTCGTGCGTCGGTGGCTCGCACGATGCCGGCGCATCGGGGAGCGCGACGTCGAAGCGCAGTGACGTGGTCTCGCCCGGGCCGTCGTCCGCCACCGTGCCGGCATCGTCCGCACTGCCGGTCGCGGGTGTGGTCACCGAGCCTTCGTCGCCGGGCCCGCTGCCACCGGTGCCGTCGCCACCGGCGTTCGAGCCGATGAAGCCGTGCACCTCGCAGGCCAGCAGCAGGCTGATCGCCGCCCCCAGCCCCGCGTTGCGTCGCGCCTCCACCATGGTCCCACCATAGCCCAGGTCGGCGCCACGGCGCCACCCTCGGACTTTCAGTCGGGGCTGTCGGTGCCCGCGATCGCGCGACGAACGGCCTGGGCATAGGGCCCGTCGCCGGAGCTGGCCAGGAACGCGTCGGCCTCGGCCCGCGCCTCGTCCATGCGACCCAGTTGCGCGAGCGCACGGATCGAGATGGCGCGGCGCTCTTCCACCAGCGCGCCCTCCGGGTACTCGCGCGCGTGCTGCTTCGTGAGCGCCAGTGCGGCCGCGGGATCGCTCGTCAGCTGCTTGCGGGCACGGGCGACCAGCTTGGCCTCCTCGAGGTACCGGTTCGCGTCGGCACTGGGGGCGTCCACGGTCGCAGCGTCGGCGCCGTCGCGCTCGCGCGTCGACGCACGAGCGGCGTCGTCACGGGCGGGCCGGCGCTCCTTGGTGGGTGCGAGGTCGACCTCGGCCGCGGCGACCGGCGGCACGTCATCGGTGATCACGATCGGCTCGGCGTCGGGCACCGGCTCGGGCCGCGGCGGCGCGACGACGGTGGGGCTCGACCTACGCTCGGGCACGGCGATCGGCGCGGCGGCGACCGGCGCTTGCACGTGCGTCTCCGCAGCCGCGGGCACCGTGGGTGGAACGGACTGCGACGCGGGGTTGCGCAGCGCCAACCAGCCCGCCGCAACCACGCCGATCGCGAGTCCGCCCACCAGCCCCAGCGTCTTCGCGCCGGCGGCCTTGGTGGCGGCGGCCAGCGGTGCCGCCGGCTCGATCGCGATCGCGCCGCGCAACGCGGCCAGTCCGCCGGCGTGATCGAGGCCGACCACGCGGGCACCGGCGACCTGCGCGAGGTCTGCACGCAATCCAGCGGCGGCGCCGGGATCGTCGAGCCAACGGGTCGGCTCACTCATCGATTCGTCACTCATGCACCTGCTCCGACAATCGCCTTGCCTGCGCGGGGCTCCGCCGCGGGTGGATCCGACGAGAGCCGCTCGTGGACCCTTGCGAACTCGCGGCGGGCGGCGTGCAGCCGCGAGTAGACCGTGCCCACCGGAATGCCGAGCGCGCGCGCGATGGCATCGCACGACTCGCCCTCGAGCTCGAACAGCACGAACACCGCGCGCTTGTCCACCGTGAGGGCATCGAGCGCCCGCTGCACGCGGTCGAGCGCCTGTCGCGACTCGGCTGCATCACCGGGGGTGGCCCCGGCGGCGGCTGCGAGCACGATGGAATCGGTGTCGGCATCTTCGAGCTTTCGCTTGGTCTTCTTGCGGCGATCGGATGCGACTCGGAAGGCAATCTCGGCCAGCCACGTGGTGGGCTTCGCGGGGCCGAGCACGAACCCACCGCGGCGGTGGGCGACGAGGAAGACCTCTTGGAGATGATCGGCGACGTCTTGTCCCTGCACCC encodes the following:
- a CDS encoding N-acetylmuramoyl-L-alanine amidase codes for the protein MSARTVPLATLGVLAVAGGLALPSTPAGLDVAPPREEPRDGGTPLVAASMIAAATNAASATCTKPKPVKLASAWRTCTWDGEGKKPQACAKYGPVMSDKCAAEAGRSSGVEVDYRFFGEVDCRSSDRKDAIHRIVIHNGDTGANNNENWKCRPSSAHYTVDRDGKIFQHIGEERVSWHAAPENHDTVGIELAIKRKYGGTCNSLPKVAKIAAAEGIAEEDVIADLCGPTLAQYQALAKLVDDIGSRHAIASTDGIFGHCEVVGTSHGDPKAFDWRRVGVAPRKAKNICGWYHVMAIKGTVIGMLPKKGGTLLKLDIGAGSDIEAGDHGYIENDAEVIKGWFTVDSVDATSAMAWVPVPFSQMVGNLAATVVATPGRTPAPLAGKALGGAAAGTTASAKPSLGSCESDYTYWKSGRIRSWTTNDDGTLATLTLEGVGWKHRVCDDAAGMIYVGDASDAYVTDAGGTKLRFRMTKVDETTAVARVFEGKVREADLGSSRRVVVRAKK
- a CDS encoding choice-of-anchor L domain-containing protein is translated as MVEARRNAGLGAAISLLLACEVHGFIGSNAGGDGTGGSGPGDEGSVTTPATGSADDAGTVADDGPGETTSLRFDVALPDAPASCEPPTHDPCDDDDDPIHALGMGCPGDATVHGSFRGHSSAMMVHRGVIGTSGEYGPREGERFVVLSTGKAGQLPRTPAQLQIEDPSCNPLQCPSTQLSDEVLGVLPSPIDVRSVSDSGVDCSDDPQLVGSGDCSNSIEELFQRGGGAYDYAELRVETEVPGNVDGLSYEFAFFTAEYPDYVNHAAPFSDMYIAWLESESWTGNISFDEGGNPISVNTVLLDYKDAPSASCGECAAPELAGFAMQGHAATRWLATNAPVRAGEVITLVFSIFDMNNGKYDSAVALDHFEWTCSGAPPFTTPVG
- a CDS encoding RNA polymerase sigma factor, with the translated sequence MTGEHLDAEALYRAHADFVARFLLRLGVQGQDVADHLQEVFLVAHRRGGFVLGPAKPTTWLAEIAFRVASDRRKKTKRKLEDADTDSIVLAAAAGATPGDAAESRQALDRVQRALDALTVDKRAVFVLFELEGESCDAIARALGIPVGTVYSRLHAARREFARVHERLSSDPPAAEPRAGKAIVGAGA